The Phaeacidiphilus oryzae TH49 region GCCGCTGATCGTGCTGGCCGCGCTGGGGGCGGCACTGCGGATGGACAACCTGGCGCCGGGGACCACCGCGGTCTCCCGCGACCTGGCCCGGCACGCCATGCGGGACGTCTGCCGGGAGCCGCACACCTGGGTCATCTCCGCGCTCTACGTCGGCACCTTCGGCTCGTTCATCGGCTTCGGCTTCGCCTTCGGGCAGGTGCTCCAGGTGCAGTTCCACGGGCAGTTCGGGACGCCGGTACGGGCGGCCGAACTGACCTTCCTGGGGCCGCTGCTGGGCTCGCTGATCCGGCCGGTCGGCGGCTGGCTGGCGGACCGGTTCGGGGGAGCGGTGGTGACGCTGTGGACCTTCGTCGCGATGGCGGCGGCCACCGGCGTCATCCTCGTCGCCTCGGCGGAGCACTCGCTGCCGCTCTTCATCGCGGCGTTCACCGTGCTGTTCGCGCTGACGGGGGTGGGCAACGGCGCCACCTACAAGATGATCCCGTCGGTGTTCCGGAGGAAGTACCCGGACGCGCCGGGGGAGGCGCGGCGCCGCTCCACCGCGCTGATCGGGCTCGCGGCGGCGATCGGCGCCTTCGGCGGCGTCCTGGTCAACCTGGCCTTCCGCGCCTCCTTCCAGTCCGGCGACCAGGGCCGCAGCGCGTATCTCGCCTTCCTGGCGGCCTATGCGGTCTGCGCGGTCCTGACGGCGACGGTCTACCTCCGCCGCGGCGCGGCCACGAGGATCGCCGGCAAGGCGGTCTGACCCGCGCCCTGCCCCGAACGCAGCGCCGTAGGCGCAAGTACTGAGCTTCGCGACGCGATGTCGCTGCGGGCCCCTGGGGTGTCGCGGCGGAGCCGCAAACCCAGGGGCGCGGGGAACTGCGCGCCCAGCGGCTTACGGCGCGCAGCCGGGTACGGAGTCCGGGTTGCAACCCAGGCGCCGTGGCCGGGTGCGGCAGCGTGCGGCGCTGGCCGCGCAGTTCCCCGCGCCCCTGAAGCGGCCCTTCGGGCCTGCTTCCGGGGCGCTCGC contains the following coding sequences:
- a CDS encoding nitrate/nitrite transporter, which codes for MSPAPTSASAPASAPASAPASAPALAGHPSTSFSRPPITDWRPEDEGFWRAFGARIARRNLIQSVFCEHIGFSVWSLWSVLVLFLGPAYHIDPAGKFVLTALPNALGAVLRVPYTFAVARFGGRNWTIVSALLLLLPTLLAAAVLRPGVSYGLLLVVACTAGVGGGNFASSMANINAFYPDRHKGRALGLNAGGGNVGVAVVQLVGLAVLATAGAGHPRVLLAVYVPLIVLAALGAALRMDNLAPGTTAVSRDLARHAMRDVCREPHTWVISALYVGTFGSFIGFGFAFGQVLQVQFHGQFGTPVRAAELTFLGPLLGSLIRPVGGWLADRFGGAVVTLWTFVAMAAATGVILVASAEHSLPLFIAAFTVLFALTGVGNGATYKMIPSVFRRKYPDAPGEARRRSTALIGLAAAIGAFGGVLVNLAFRASFQSGDQGRSAYLAFLAAYAVCAVLTATVYLRRGAATRIAGKAV